The window CCTCATGGAAAATATTAATTAGGGATAAAGAATACTTGACTCTGAAGATCCCATATTCTTTGATTCgttattttactttacagttaagATTGCAGCAAAAAGTGTGATTGTTTGCATTGTAACAATATATCTACAGAAAAAGCACAAGACAGAAAGGAGTTTTGATTCAAGAATTTGTCCCaagtattgtttttattttttggaataaagagagaaatttcaaaatatgtAATAGTTTGTAACTTTTGGTAGACATTAAGATGActtcatttctaaataaaaggcACCCTCTGTCAGCTAGGATCACCTCACTGCTGCAAATGTAGTAGTAGGTAGTACCAGTATTGGCAACTGTCTGGTGATGCGATTTGTACAAGTAAAACACaagtaagatgctgaaggacgctcataaataaataattaaatatcgtcttgtcagcatcgccaaatgaaatatcgcgatatatcgccaaatcgattttccTTATGTAAGTAAATTACAGCATCTTAAGAGTTTGATCCATTAAAAGATAAAACCTGTgattgaagaaaattaaacattgatctgtgtgtgctTCACTGCTTTAACTGTCTGCCTTTTTCTTCAGGTGGCAATGGCGCCCCCTACTGCAACCAAAACAACATTGTTTCATCGCATCACAACTTCTGCCAGATTCAGCCGGGCTCTGATCAGATCGGGTCAGGCGATGGTGAGTAAAAGAGAAGGACCGGTTCATTTCAGATTATAAATGGAACAGAAGCACAACCAACCCTCTGTCCCGCTCAGGCTCAAGGTTCTCCACTCCTCGCTCCATGCTGAAACTGAGCAAGAAGAGAGCGCTGTCCATTTCTCCTCTGTCTGATGCCAGCGTGGACCTGCAGACAGTCATCCGGACCTCACCCAACTCCTTAGTGGCCTTTGTCAATTCTCGCTGTAACCCCAACGGTGCCAGCTCCTACGGCCATCTCTCTGTGAGCGCCATGAGGTACGGCGCCTCACTGCCCGAGGAACGTTTATCAGACTAttacatgtttatttctcttctaTATGAACCAGTATTACATGTATACATGGAAGAGCTGTTACACTATCCCACAcatgtaaaacattacaaaaaaaggaatttaaaaaagaaaaaaaacagtgtaaaagaaaaatcacaaactgatttaacaaatacatgtttgaaaaaggGATAGACAGAAGCTAATGCTTATTTAAGCCGAtccctttatgtttttttctagttCCTCAAATAATTCACAgtataaaaatctaaacaaaacgataaaatatttcagtaactttcatatttttgtcttttcaccTGTGAATTCTATAAATTATTATCCACAAATACAGTTCACAATCAAAAATAGTTGAAATCCTAATTTTTATTCGTCCACCATATATTTTGACAACATCCTCTCTTTAATTTTGATAGAAAATAGTTTGATGTCCAAACATTGTTTGTATTGATAGTCAAGGCTGTTCCACAGTTTAATCCCACACActgatatttctaaaaaaacaaatctgataagatacattttaattatacagaaacttttatttagaaattaaaatagaGATAATCATATAGCCAATAATAGGCAGCTACaactgatttttaattattaataatgtatgaGTTGAAcaaagattttgtcttttagaAGGATTTTTAACAATCAAAGCAGATATAAAATGtcgttttagggtttttttggctagatttttttaaatttacatagTGTGtatgacaaaaaagtcattttacaaTTCAATTTACGTTGTAAAAACGTACATTTTACTGATATTGTATTAATTCAGTTCTGTTTTCAGCTGTTCGTCCACTAGAGTTGTCATATGTTTTCCTGTCACCCCACAGTCCTTCTCTGAGTTACGGCAACAACATAAACTGCCAGTCGAGACAACAAGGCTCCCTGTACGGAGGGAACGGGGGGACGCCGCTGAGTGGTCATACGCCGGGTCCGTGCCAAGCCTCACGTTTGCCTCCCCACAATCCTCGACTCCACGCTCCACCCAAGCATGGACACGTAAGACGACTCTGGAGCCTCAAATCATTCCTAACAAATTCAGCATCAGTTCACCTCCTTTTAATGACCGGAGGGGCCAGATACAAGAGCGAACAATGCAAATGATTggaaatgtttggttttgtgGGTGAGGTTGTAGCACAGAAGAAGGCAGTAACGGTGTATGTCTTGCAGCTGAAGACAGAGCCCGGGCTGGGAGGTGTGATGGAAGGCATGAACGTGAAGACGCTGGAGGAGAGGTCAGAGGGCGACGTCGCCAGCCCTTCTTCTACTGGCACTCAGGTACAAATGTGCACGTGCTTTCACTGACTCCACAAGTGCAAGTTGACGTGATAAATCTGAGTAGGTATGGTAGTAAATATTCACTCTCTTTTCTCCAAATGTGTCTGAGCAGGACCCTCTTCTGGGGTTACTGGATGGCAGAGATGACTTGGACAAGGAGGATGGGAAGCCGGAGCCAGAGGCCGTCTATGAGACAAACTGTCGCTGGGAGAGCTGCAACAAGGAATTTGACACACAAGACCAGCTAGTTCATGtaagacatttataaaccaGGGTTCAGCTATCAGCTGGATGGAAACTGACAGACTGACAGCAGGTGCCTCATGCCGAGAACATGAGCGTTAAAAACTCGGTATTACCGGTGAGTGAAGACACAAGAGggaataaaagcacaaatggATCAGTAAAATGCAGATTAAAGACAAAGAAAGCATCCTGTTCTTCCATTTGAAATTATGTGACATAAGTACAAAACCAGTTTATTGACTGGGACGACTGTTTCTCAGGGTGTGTTTTGGTCTGATcccaaaatgataaaaaaaatactccaaagAGTAACATAAAATGTGAAgcatagttaaaaaaacataaggaTAAAACtttagacaaataaaacaatacaaaacatGCTGTGACATAAAGATaccttcaaaaatacaaaagcgAATTCAgaaataaaccaacatttttttttctaaagtagatatatagcattacttgcaataatgctagtgtgaatgctgttagctgaatgtggctgctgaagattccagagctgatagctgaaaatgctgaagttgaaactttgctaaaatattagctaaacttcaaatttgccttaagaacttaaaaaagtcatatgtgaaaaaacagctagcataatgctaacaaattagctaaacttcaaatttgcctTAAGAACTCAAACAAAAggtttaattttgccaaaacacctagcattatgctaaaatattagctaaactcaaaatatgcctaaataacttaaaaaagttatattttaataaaaaacagctagcataatgctaacatattagctaaacttaaaattagtcttaagaactttaaaaaaagtttaattctgccaacacagctagcatgatgctaaaatattagctaaattcaaaatctgcctaaagaaatcaaaaacagctaacatggtgctaaattaatagctaaataccaaattaccctaaaaaaaatccaagagtTGCTgagaattttaaagttttaatggtgtctctagctgaaagtatatctggaagttcacaagtttcaaagtacACAGACTTTTTGAAGCATTCACTTTCTTTTGGGCTTATTTTGCTCAATGTTTCAagaactataaagtttataattaCCAAAAGTACaggcagtaatgtcctgaatgagctgaatgttttgataccaagattgctgacaACGCTCTGTTTTCATTCTCTaacttacagcccttcacaaccccaaccaaacattgccagtgcaacaaaaatagcaacttATAATGTAGCtatccatccgtacagtttttttttttttttttttgtNNNNNNNNNNNNNNNNNNNNNNNNNNNNNNNNNNNNNCATTTTACAAAGGTAGTTTTTCACAAATggaatgaaaagagaaaaaaagaaagtaattccCCAGTATGAAAAATTGGTCCATGTAAAATGTACATATTAACACAggcacttaaaaaaagaagagaagaaatcaaacaaataaaagaatgtgAAATATGCAAGAACACTGTAGCTAAAAACCAAGGTGTGAGTCCTCAATATCTATAATTTCTTTCTGATCTCTATTTACAATCCATTCTGTATTTAAAGAGTGCATATACATTATATACATTCAAGAACATCACATCAGTCCTACATGAAGTCTGATTTTGTCCATCAGTGGAGTTCTTGTTTGTCTTTGACTAAAAATTCTGTGTCTTATGTGTGTGCCGTGCAGCATATCAACAATGAACACATCCATGGAGAGAAGAAGGAGTTTGTGTGTCACTGGCAGGAGTGCTCTCGAGAGCAGAGGCCGTTCAAAGCCCAGTACATGCTGGTGGTTCACATGCGCAGACACACGGGAGAGAAGCCTCACAAGTGCACTGTGAGTAACTCACCACTCTCTCTGGCTTTAAAACTGTTCCCTTGTCTCCCGTGGTTGTTACTTTTAAAGCATCACTTGATAACCTCAAAGTTAGAGAAAAACAGGCTGCATTTAGTTTGCAGCTTACAAACATTCAAATGACTGcatcttctttctgttttagtttgaaGGCTGCAACAAGGCATACTCTCGCCTGGAGAATCTCAAGACCCACTTGCGCTCTCACACCGGAGAGAAGCCATACGTGTGTGAACATGAGGGCTGCAACAAAGCCTTCTCCAACGCTTCAGACCGGGCTAAGCATCAGAACCGAACTCATTCTAATGAGGTACCACAGTGTACACACACTTACTTAACCCTTTGGAACTGATGCAGAACCAGTGAAGTACAGCTACATAAGAAAGGTCACATCATGAAGCTGTGAGGCCTGTGATATATCTCTTTTAACCTTGACTGTTTATACATGTGGCCCAAAGGAATCTGTGGATTTCACccggagttttttttttttttttttttttttNNNNNNNNNNNNNNNNNNNNNNNNNTCGACAAATTggattcttgttgtttttatgaaacaactaaaatgaaacaactaaaactttcattctatgttgtaaaaacagttcatCAAACAATTTTGGAGTGAAAAATGAATCActtttttccagacagaattttttcttttgtatgaTTTTGTGACAAAGAGGCAGAGGCGTTTGAACCCATGTGGAAATGCTTTTAATGGCAAGAACAAAAGACAAAGCAAGGTAAAGTGAAGTTAAAAACCAGGACTTAAGCACACGAGGTGAGGCAGGAGAGCAAATGAACAGGCTAGGGTCAGAACACAGAGACTCAAACGTGGGTCGAATGCTCATGCTGTATGTAGTATAAAACATGACGTCGCGACTAAATACTGTTTGTGATGATTGCCTGATGTGGAACAGCTGGTGAATCATGGGAGCAGAGGGCAAAGGCTGATGGGAGATGCAGTGTGGAAGGTGTTTGGGAGTGTGTCAAAACTCAGtcgatggctccctctggtggtcgaaGATGGAGGAGGATGGTTGAAGTGTGAcagattttatgtctagtggtgaatacaacatggacaaatgacaaaataaaggttgaGGTTGAaattgtgctgattaaaatgataccaaataagcaatcaggtagtctttcaaattgaaaatacagaggaaaattcaaaaatagacaaaaacaggATCTAAGCcctaggttccaaagggttaactacagattttttttcttatttacagaAACCATACGTCTGTAAGATCCCCGGTTGCACCAAGCGATACACAGACCCGAGCTCTCTGCGGAAACATGTGAAGACCGTACACGGTCCTGAGGCCCACATCACTAAAAAGCATCGTGGAGACACCGGCCCCCGACCCCATGGAGCAGCCATGACCGCTGGAGCCCCAACttccgagctgctgctggagaaaGAGGAGACGCGCAGAGAAGATTGCAAACTCTTGGCCCCAGAAACAACTCTTGTGAGTTATCACAGGTTCTTTTGGGGATATGacaaatgtaaatttaacaaatgtGAATTTGATTCTTTCGTACTTCAGAAATCCCAGCCAAGTCCTGGTGGTCAATCATCCTGCAGTAGTGAACGTTCTCCTCTGGGAAGTACCAACAACAATGACAGCGGTGTCGAGATGAACATAAACGCAGCTGGAAGCTTGGAGGACCTCACACTATTGGAGGATGGAGGCACAGGAGCAGGTGGAGAGCCTGGGACAATGGGAATGTCAGCACAGGCATTGAAGAGGCTGGAGAACCTGAAGATTGACAAGCTGAAGCAAATTCGCCGGCCTACTCCTCCAGGTCGCTGTGCAAGCAACAAACTGCCTGCAATTTCTGGTAGGCAAATTGTGATAGGATATAAAATCATACTGTAAGGATGTTAGAATAAAACAGTCCCTATAATTctgtattatttgttttatcacAGGTTCAGCAGAAAACATGGGGATGTGTGCACCTTCTCTGCTGCTGTCAAATCGTCGCGTTATGGAGCTCTCCAACCATGAACTTGGAGGAGGAATGACTGCTTGCTCCACTAACGACAGAAGAGGAAGTGGCACCAGCAGCCTGAGCTCCGCCTACACCGTGAGCCGCCGTTCCTCGATGGTATCTCCGTACCTGTCCAGTCGCCGCTCCAGTGACGTGTCACAAATTGGCGGAACAGCGGGAGGAAGTTGTCACCTCCTGAGCCCAGAAGAATCCGGATCCGACCCTCTTTCTCCTGAAACCAGTCGGAGAGGAGGTCCGTGTACCGGTGGAGGAGGGCTACCGAGTCTACCAAATTTAACGCCTGCTCAGCAGTACAGCCTAAAGGCCAAATATGCCGCAGCCACGGGAGGCCCACCACCCACTCCTTTACCTAATATGGAGCAACCTGCTACTCCAGGCAGAAGAGGGGGCATTTTGAGCGAATACCATGGGCAGCCCCTGCCTCCTTTTCTGCAGCAAGTTGGGCCCCGCAGACATAGTGCCAATACAGAATACGGCACTGGCATTATCTATCCTCATCAGGCTCCAGGCAACAACACCAGACGAGCCAGTGACCCGGTCCGATCAGCAGCAGATCCACAAGCTCTTCCCAAACGCTTCAACAGCCTCAGCAACGTTGCCATGATGGGCCGGAGAAATGCAATGCAACACCGTGGCTCGGACACCAGCCTTGCTCGCCATTTGTACTCCCCTCGACCCCCAAGCATCACCGAGAATGTCATGATGGAAGCGATGGGTATGGACCCCCACCTTACCCCTCTTGATTCCAGGGAGCGTTCCGTGATGATTAGTCCTGGGGAGAGAAACTTCATGGGCTACCAGCAACAGAATCAAACCATTGGAAGTGGAGGTCCTATTTCCAATCAGCTATCTCCAAGCCACGACTCTCTGAGCTGCCCGGATGCAGGAAACATGCAGCGGCACTTCCCGGGACAGGGAGGGGATGTTCCTTCCAGGGCTGGTGTAAATACAACGGGACAGAGAAGGGCTTCTCAACCAGAGGGCATGTCAAATGCCCTTCTCCAGCAAGCTGAGTACGGAATGAGCACCTGCCAGCTAAGTCCATCAGGTCCTAATTACCCCAACGTAGGCCAGGTAGGTGACACTGGAGGCCACTGGAACGATGCACAAAATCAAGTCCAACCTCCCAACTATGCCTTTCAGAACCAGCAGACAATGTCGTATTCAGACCCCAGTGTGCAACCTCAACAAGCCCAGGCTCACTTCAACAACCAGACAGCCATGTACAACAACTCTCACGGAGCACAAAAACTCAACATAAAGCCCGAGCAGCAGTTCCACCCCGGGATGGGTGTCGGAGATGCCTGTCAAAATGCTAAACTCCAACAGCAACGAATGCTCCTGCAGCAGACACAAGGTTACCAACAGCAGACAGGTCCAGCAATGATGAGAGGCTCTGGCAATGCCAGCTGTGACTTTCAAGGGCCAAACCAAAACTCCTTTCCCAGTGGAGGAGGGCTGAACCTACGCTGCACTGGTTCTGCACTAGCTGATGGCCAGAGGTCAGAAACCCCAATGATGCAGGTGAAGGAGATGATGGTGAGGAATTATGTGCAGTCCCAGCAAGCTCTCATGTGGGAGCAACaagcacagcagcagcacagcGGAATGAAACCAGCTGCTTGTTCTGACAACGTGGGCCTAGGTGTTCAGCCAGCAATGATGCAACAGAGTCCACAGCAACAGGACCAGAACTTTTTCTCCAGCCAGACATATCACTCGTATCCCAACCAAAACCTGCACATGAGTCCTGCGTCACACAGAGGAGCCAGTTCAGCTACACCTAAAGATCCACAGCTGACAGGTCTGCAAGGTTCATGCTACAGTCAAGAGATGGTTGTTCCTAGACCCCCCCAGGGGAGAAAACCTATGAGTCGCCAGAACAGCCTGTCGCAGGCAGGAGGAGTTTATCTCGACAGTCCACCCCACCTCAGCCCAGTCCACTCCACTTCCAGCCCAAGAAGAGGGGTTCGACTCCCTCCAGTGCAGCACCCCCAGCACCCTCAAAACGAAATGTTCTCTCcctccaacaacaacaacaacaacatgttCTACTCGAGTCAGATGAACATGGACATTGAGAAACACATGGATCCCCAGAACGGGCCTTGCCTTAACCAGCAGCGCAATGTGGATCCAACAGGTGACACAAAGTCTCTGTCGTTGACTCCCTATCCAGTGACAAGCCCCGCCTCAAACGCCTTAGAGAACTTGGACTTGGACAATGCTCGCATTGACTTCACTTCCATAATCGACGATGCTGAGTCTTCTTCATTTAGTCCAATCAACAATCACCTTCAGGGTCAGCCAGGATTGTCCTCCCAGGCGTCTTCCCGACTCACCACCCCACAGACTACTAGCCTGTCAAACATGGCAGTTGGTGACATGACGTCCATGCTCACCTCTCTAGCTGGGGAGAACAAGTATCTGAACACTCTGTCTTAAAGGCCTATTGGGCAGCTAATCACTCATTAGATAACAATCAGCCATTGACCATGGTCTTTCTATAGGTTTAGAAATGTGGCCTTAAGCCTTTAAAGAAGACGCGTCTATTCCTTTGAATGGAACATTTCATGAAATGGATCAAAGTGTAATGTTTAGCTTGCCAGGATCCTGCTGTACCAGGAGTTTTGTTGCTCGCATAAATTATTACACTTTCTACTATGTCCAAGAAGACCAAACTTCTAATACAGTCTGCAAAAAAATCTATATCAAAAGACCCTAGAGCCTTATGGGTCCTTCTCACTGCATTTATCCCTGTTGCCTtggtacttttttatttgtgtaaaagaCTATTTGCCTGATATGAAATAGCAACCAGTCACAGAATAGCCTTTTGGAGCAGAGAAGGATACGTGTAAATATGCTTTACGCATACAGAGTACCGTATGTACGACAATGAGACATGGGATAGTTACTTTGAATAGTCTGCCTAGAACTCTAGTATCCTTTGTCAGTTTATAGCAGAAAAGTTGGAAATCTATtgagaaaaatgtctctttCCTCATTTTCAGGAAACAAAACAAGTGGTTTATCAGTATTTATGCATAAATAAACAGCGATTACACGTATTATCACTCACAAAggccaacacacacacactcaggtgGTCTTTTGTATTAGTGTAAATGCCTTTTCAGACAGAGAGTTTGCACTCTACATGTTTACTGTAAGTGTTCCTAAAGCAGctgtttattcctgtttttataacAGAATGCACCCGCCTTCTCATAAAATACCCTACATGAGACAGATCTCCAATAACCTCCACACATATACATTAAAACCGTACTGCCTTTGCTCAAAACCAAACATGATCAATGCAGGACTCTGCTGGCTTTGATGGGATGCTGGTAAATGAACCCCACCTGGGCTGGTTTGTCTGTTACAATTTTGTTATATTTCAGAAACCCAGGTACAGTCATGGTACAGCGCTGCAGCACTTTGGATTTCATCCAAAGAAGACCGTTCTGCATAGACGATTCAGGAAAGGGGATCAAGAGGCCTAAAGCTGAACAGTTGCTACTACTGTAGTAACAGAGTATTGTACTAGTACAAGGTGGTACTTTGTGCAAATGTTGAGCTGTATCCTAGGGAGTGTGCTGCAGCTCTTTGTAGGTAATCAAATTTTATACTGTGGCTTTGCACTGACAACAGCACTGTGTGGAAAGACCTCTGTCTCTTCAGGCTATTCAcatgaatcccatttttttaatgtcagaaaagTACTTAGACagtatttttgatcttttttttgtgtactAGATAAAATTCTCAGTGGGGCCACAAGAAAGTATTTCTAAAGCATTTTATGCGACATTTCATCAAAATGTACAAGTGCCACTTCAGAATTTGTTGCACAACTTATGAGAACAAGTTCGCAACCAACCAAAGACATCTAAGTGAGGCCGAGGAGAAGATGCACACTTTTATAACTCATTATTAACACTATTAATAAGGACGTAAACATCGACTTTTAGTGCTGTGTAGAATGTATGACATGTTTTGTACAAAATTCTTTTGTATTACTGAACTTTAAGGATGCTACccctttgtgtgtgtgcgtgtgtgtgtgtttcttttttttttgtaattgtcatttttcattCTGACTTTTTTGCTGGCAAAAGAATATCATTTTTAGCatcaaaaactataatttttagcaaaatactATAATAGATGAAAGTGAAATGTTATATTTTGTGTacaattttctacattttatacatatgtgctatattttaccattttatgaATAAACTTGCAGTTTGAAATGGATGCAGAAGgtcaatttatttttgcagcacTTGTGTTATGGTAATATGCCTCAAAAAATTGAGAGGAAAAgttaatctttttcttttgcttgtgTG is drawn from Oryzias melastigma strain HK-1 linkage group LG5, ASM292280v2, whole genome shotgun sequence and contains these coding sequences:
- the gli1 gene encoding zinc finger protein GLI1, with the translated sequence MPVDMQPHQGLYYYETSPNQPSRGLIPSDQSPYSDVSSVRAPLLDGPPPDCHSMYNSMTPNISHGSGQGNGHCLDQYMRPPQAPPPHCMMGHRGMPPTDGGNGAPYCNQNNIVSSHHNFCQIQPGSDQIGSGDGSRFSTPRSMLKLSKKRALSISPLSDASVDLQTVIRTSPNSLVAFVNSRCNPNGASSYGHLSVSAMSPSLSYGNNINCQSRQQGSLYGGNGGTPLSGHTPGPCQASRLPPHNPRLHAPPKHGHLKTEPGLGGVMEGMNVKTLEERSEGDVASPSSTGTQDPLLGLLDGRDDLDKEDGKPEPEAVYETNCRWESCNKEFDTQDQLVHHINNEHIHGEKKEFVCHWQECSREQRPFKAQYMLVVHMRRHTGEKPHKCTFEGCNKAYSRLENLKTHLRSHTGEKPYVCEHEGCNKAFSNASDRAKHQNRTHSNEKPYVCKIPGCTKRYTDPSSLRKHVKTVHGPEAHITKKHRGDTGPRPHGAAMTAGAPTSELLLEKEETRREDCKLLAPETTLKSQPSPGGQSSCSSERSPLGSTNNNDSGVEMNINAAGSLEDLTLLEDGGTGAGGEPGTMGMSAQALKRLENLKIDKLKQIRRPTPPGRCASNKLPAISGSAENMGMCAPSLLLSNRRVMELSNHELGGGMTACSTNDRRGSGTSSLSSAYTVSRRSSMVSPYLSSRRSSDVSQIGGTAGGSCHLLSPEESGSDPLSPETSRRGGPCTGGGGLPSLPNLTPAQQYSLKAKYAAATGGPPPTPLPNMEQPATPGRRGGILSEYHGQPLPPFLQQVGPRRHSANTEYGTGIIYPHQAPGNNTRRASDPVRSAADPQALPKRFNSLSNVAMMGRRNAMQHRGSDTSLARHLYSPRPPSITENVMMEAMGMDPHLTPLDSRERSVMISPGERNFMGYQQQNQTIGSGGPISNQLSPSHDSLSCPDAGNMQRHFPGQGGDVPSRAGVNTTGQRRASQPEGMSNALLQQAEYGMSTCQLSPSGPNYPNVGQVGDTGGHWNDAQNQVQPPNYAFQNQQTMSYSDPSVQPQQAQAHFNNQTAMYNNSHGAQKLNIKPEQQFHPGMGVGDACQNAKLQQQRMLLQQTQGYQQQTGPAMMRGSGNASCDFQGPNQNSFPSGGGLNLRCTGSALADGQRSETPMMQVKEMMVRNYVQSQQALMWEQQAQQQHSGMKPAACSDNVGLGVQPAMMQQSPQQQDQNFFSSQTYHSYPNQNLHMSPASHRGASSATPKDPQLTGLQGSCYSQEMVVPRPPQGRKPMSRQNSLSQAGGVYLDSPPHLSPVHSTSSPRRGVRLPPVQHPQHPQNEMFSPSNNNNNNMFYSSQMNMDIEKHMDPQNGPCLNQQRNVDPTGDTKSLSLTPYPVTSPASNALENLDLDNARIDFTSIIDDAESSSFSPINNHLQGQPGLSSQASSRLTTPQTTSLSNMAVGDMTSMLTSLAGENKYLNTLS